From one Takifugu rubripes chromosome 14, fTakRub1.2, whole genome shotgun sequence genomic stretch:
- the sfxn1 gene encoding sideroflexin-1 isoform X1: MGFAADVFAQAAFDWLVGSGQKQWWSCIMQRQILALTCTLVPLLWSKLSGIAMAAELSTSINIKEPRWDQSTFMGRAKHFFTVTDPRNILLTNDQLAHAHKVISDYKQGIVSPGLTEDDLWKAKYIFDSAFHPDTGEKMILIGRMSAQVPMNMTITGCMMTFYKTTPAVLFWQWINQSFNAIVNYTNRSGDAPITVNQLGTAYVSATTGAVATALGLNALTKHISPLIGRFVPFAAVAAANCINIPLMRQRELKHGIPITDENDNRLGESSKAAQQAISQVVVSRILMAAPGMAIPPFLMNHLEKKAFLKKFPWMSAPIQVSLVGFCLVFATPLCCALFPQKSSMSVSGLEPELQEKIRANHPGVERVYFNKGL; this comes from the exons ATGGGATTTGCAGCTGATGTGTTCGCGCAGGCCGCCTTTGATTGGCTGGTTGGTTCGGGCCAGAAGCAGTG GTGGAGTTGCATCATGCAGAGGCAGATCCTGGCCTTGACTTGCACTTTGGTGCCTCTCCTCTGGAGCAAGCTGTCGGGG ATAGCAATGGCAGCAGAATTATCCACTTCCATAAACATCAAGGAGCCCCGGTGGGACCAGAGCACGTTCATGGGCCGGGCTAAACACTTCTTCACTGTCACGGACCCCAGGAACATCCTCCTCACCAACGATCAACTGGCCCACGCGCACAAAGTCATCAGTGACTACAA ACAAGGAATAGTGTCTCCCGGACTGACGGAGGATGATCTGTGGAAAGCAAAATACATTTTCGACTCTGCTTTCCATCCCGACACTGGCGAGAAGATGATCCTGATTGGCCGCATGTCCGCGCAGGTTCCAATGAACATGACGATCACTGGGTGCATGATGACCTTTTACAA AACAACTCCAGCTGTGTTGTTCTGGCAGTGGATCAATCAGTCTTTCAACGCAATAGTCAACTACACCAACCGAAGCGGAGACGCTCCCATCACAGTCAA TCAGCTTGGCACAGCTTATGTGTCCGCCACCACTGGGGCGGTGGCCACCGCCCTCGGGCTGAACGCACTGACAAAG CACATCTCACCCCTGATTGGACGATTTGTTCCATTCGCTGCCGTAGCTGCTGCTAACTGCATCAACATCCCACTGATGAGACAGAG AGAACTCAAGCATGGAATTCCTATAACGGATGAGAACGACAACAGGTTAGGAGAGTCGTCAAAAGCGGCGCAGCAGGCCATTTCTCAGGTTGTGGTCTCCAGAATCCTCATGGCTGCTCCAGGAATGG CAATTCCACCATTTTTAATGAATCATCTGGAGAAGAAGGCCTTTTTGAAG AAGTTTCCATGGATGAGTGCACCTATTCAAGTCAGCCTGGTGGGATTCTG CCTGGTGTTTGCAACACCACTTTGCTGCGCATTGTTCCCTCAGAAGAG CTCCATGTCAGTTAGCGGCTTAGAACCGGAACTCCAGGAGAAAATCCGGGCCAACCACCCGGGAGTGGAGAGGGTCTACTTCAACAAAGGGCTATGA
- the sfxn1 gene encoding sideroflexin-1 isoform X2, with translation MMLNKQEGKAERGFIFTGPPSLTCLHNMIAMAAELSTSINIKEPRWDQSTFMGRAKHFFTVTDPRNILLTNDQLAHAHKVISDYKQGIVSPGLTEDDLWKAKYIFDSAFHPDTGEKMILIGRMSAQVPMNMTITGCMMTFYKTTPAVLFWQWINQSFNAIVNYTNRSGDAPITVNQLGTAYVSATTGAVATALGLNALTKHISPLIGRFVPFAAVAAANCINIPLMRQRELKHGIPITDENDNRLGESSKAAQQAISQVVVSRILMAAPGMAIPPFLMNHLEKKAFLKKFPWMSAPIQVSLVGFCLVFATPLCCALFPQKSSMSVSGLEPELQEKIRANHPGVERVYFNKGL, from the exons atgATGCTGAATAAGCAGGAGGGCAAAGCAGAAAGGGGCTTTATTTTCACGGGTCCCCCTTCACTGACTTGTCTGCATAATATG ATAGCAATGGCAGCAGAATTATCCACTTCCATAAACATCAAGGAGCCCCGGTGGGACCAGAGCACGTTCATGGGCCGGGCTAAACACTTCTTCACTGTCACGGACCCCAGGAACATCCTCCTCACCAACGATCAACTGGCCCACGCGCACAAAGTCATCAGTGACTACAA ACAAGGAATAGTGTCTCCCGGACTGACGGAGGATGATCTGTGGAAAGCAAAATACATTTTCGACTCTGCTTTCCATCCCGACACTGGCGAGAAGATGATCCTGATTGGCCGCATGTCCGCGCAGGTTCCAATGAACATGACGATCACTGGGTGCATGATGACCTTTTACAA AACAACTCCAGCTGTGTTGTTCTGGCAGTGGATCAATCAGTCTTTCAACGCAATAGTCAACTACACCAACCGAAGCGGAGACGCTCCCATCACAGTCAA TCAGCTTGGCACAGCTTATGTGTCCGCCACCACTGGGGCGGTGGCCACCGCCCTCGGGCTGAACGCACTGACAAAG CACATCTCACCCCTGATTGGACGATTTGTTCCATTCGCTGCCGTAGCTGCTGCTAACTGCATCAACATCCCACTGATGAGACAGAG AGAACTCAAGCATGGAATTCCTATAACGGATGAGAACGACAACAGGTTAGGAGAGTCGTCAAAAGCGGCGCAGCAGGCCATTTCTCAGGTTGTGGTCTCCAGAATCCTCATGGCTGCTCCAGGAATGG CAATTCCACCATTTTTAATGAATCATCTGGAGAAGAAGGCCTTTTTGAAG AAGTTTCCATGGATGAGTGCACCTATTCAAGTCAGCCTGGTGGGATTCTG CCTGGTGTTTGCAACACCACTTTGCTGCGCATTGTTCCCTCAGAAGAG CTCCATGTCAGTTAGCGGCTTAGAACCGGAACTCCAGGAGAAAATCCGGGCCAACCACCCGGGAGTGGAGAGGGTCTACTTCAACAAAGGGCTATGA
- the sfxn1 gene encoding sideroflexin-1 isoform X3 has protein sequence MAAELSTSINIKEPRWDQSTFMGRAKHFFTVTDPRNILLTNDQLAHAHKVISDYKQGIVSPGLTEDDLWKAKYIFDSAFHPDTGEKMILIGRMSAQVPMNMTITGCMMTFYKTTPAVLFWQWINQSFNAIVNYTNRSGDAPITVNQLGTAYVSATTGAVATALGLNALTKHISPLIGRFVPFAAVAAANCINIPLMRQRELKHGIPITDENDNRLGESSKAAQQAISQVVVSRILMAAPGMAIPPFLMNHLEKKAFLKKFPWMSAPIQVSLVGFCLVFATPLCCALFPQKSSMSVSGLEPELQEKIRANHPGVERVYFNKGL, from the exons ATGGCAGCAGAATTATCCACTTCCATAAACATCAAGGAGCCCCGGTGGGACCAGAGCACGTTCATGGGCCGGGCTAAACACTTCTTCACTGTCACGGACCCCAGGAACATCCTCCTCACCAACGATCAACTGGCCCACGCGCACAAAGTCATCAGTGACTACAA ACAAGGAATAGTGTCTCCCGGACTGACGGAGGATGATCTGTGGAAAGCAAAATACATTTTCGACTCTGCTTTCCATCCCGACACTGGCGAGAAGATGATCCTGATTGGCCGCATGTCCGCGCAGGTTCCAATGAACATGACGATCACTGGGTGCATGATGACCTTTTACAA AACAACTCCAGCTGTGTTGTTCTGGCAGTGGATCAATCAGTCTTTCAACGCAATAGTCAACTACACCAACCGAAGCGGAGACGCTCCCATCACAGTCAA TCAGCTTGGCACAGCTTATGTGTCCGCCACCACTGGGGCGGTGGCCACCGCCCTCGGGCTGAACGCACTGACAAAG CACATCTCACCCCTGATTGGACGATTTGTTCCATTCGCTGCCGTAGCTGCTGCTAACTGCATCAACATCCCACTGATGAGACAGAG AGAACTCAAGCATGGAATTCCTATAACGGATGAGAACGACAACAGGTTAGGAGAGTCGTCAAAAGCGGCGCAGCAGGCCATTTCTCAGGTTGTGGTCTCCAGAATCCTCATGGCTGCTCCAGGAATGG CAATTCCACCATTTTTAATGAATCATCTGGAGAAGAAGGCCTTTTTGAAG AAGTTTCCATGGATGAGTGCACCTATTCAAGTCAGCCTGGTGGGATTCTG CCTGGTGTTTGCAACACCACTTTGCTGCGCATTGTTCCCTCAGAAGAG CTCCATGTCAGTTAGCGGCTTAGAACCGGAACTCCAGGAGAAAATCCGGGCCAACCACCCGGGAGTGGAGAGGGTCTACTTCAACAAAGGGCTATGA